In Chanodichthys erythropterus isolate Z2021 chromosome 20, ASM2448905v1, whole genome shotgun sequence, the genomic stretch ctaaagaaaacaaatatttcatatatatattatattacaatataattaattataattatatcatAATTATTATCACAATATAGTTATTTTCCCTGGACAGTCAAACTTAATTTAACACTTATACATTTTTTCCTAATGTAATTTTTTGGTTAAATATTTAAagctttaaaaataattttttttaaccctaTGAATAAGGGACGCACCAGTGCAAATTGTACTTCAACTGGAAATGTTTACATGTTGAAGAGTAGAATATACACatatcaggcataacattatgaccaccctcctaatattgttttggtcccccttttgctgccaaaacagccctgacccatcgaggcgtggactccactagacccctgaaggtgtgctgtggtatctggcaccaagatgttagcagcagatcctttaagtcctgtaagttgcacatcccacagatgcttgattggattgagatctggggaatttggaggccaagtcaacacctcaaactcattgttgtccTCCTCAAACCTTTCCTGacccatttttgctttgtggcagggcgcattatcctgctgaaagaggccacagtcaccagggaataccgtttccatgaaaggatgTACATGGtgtgcaacaatgcttaggtaacgttagaaaacgtgattcatccgaccaggccaccttcttccattgcaccgtggtccagttctgatgctcacatgcccactgttggcgctttcgtcggtggacaggggtcagcatgggaaCCCTGACTGGACTGCGGCTATGTAGCCCCAaacgcaacaaactgcgatgcactgtgtgACACCTTTCtattgagctacagtagctcgtctgttggatcggaccacacggctCAGCCTTCGCTctccacgtgcatcaatgagctgcccgtgaccctgtcgccggttcaccactgttcctttcttggaccacttttgataaatactgaccactgcacaccgggaacaccccacaagagctgcagttttggggatgctctgacccagtcgtctagccatcacaatttggctcttgtcaaactcgctcaaatccttactcttgtgcatttttcctgcttctaacacatcaactttgaggacaaaatgtttacTTGCTGCCTagtatatcccacccactaacagagataatcagtgttattcacaaCCTGTCattggtcataatgttatgcctgatcagtgtagtGTCGATcccttttaatattatttatcagCTGTAAAACAGTTTGATATGGTACATAATAGTCATATTATCATACTGCCCTACTCTAATCGGTAGCATTATTATAGAGGTTGGTTAGTTATTTTTTCCACTTTTGAGGATATATTTATTGTATCTATTAGTGGCTGCCTcggtctttaaaaaaaagttttacaggACAAAGACGTACCATCATCAGCATGGTCACCAGATCATCTGTGGCAACATTCTCCTCAAGCACATGATCAAGATTCTCCACATACCAGGAGCCGGCCTGCGTGTCCCTCCAAGAGACATAGCctgcaaatacagtacattaGCATGTAGATCAGCCAATTGTATTTGGCAAAATGTTTGTTTCTCTGAACTATTATGCAAACAAACAACATGTTTAAGGCACAACATGACCAAAACAGACCTGGAAAGGTTGAGTAGGACACCAAAATGTCGCTGGGTGTGGGCAAAGTGGCCCGAGCATCAAGTTCATCAGACGTGCTGAGAGAGTCGCTGCTGGAGGACATAGGAATGGCGTCCATCTGGTCATCTATCCCACCCAAAGAGGGTTCCACCTCATCTGGAGAAACCTCAAAACCAGTGTCCTTCTCACCTACAGGTGCACACAAAAGAGGTTTGCAATATATGAAAAACTAGTCTACTAAGAAATATTCAATTTAAAAAGCATGGATTGTGTTTAGGTGCGggcaatttttttttgcaaaatttaggtaaaattaaaaaaatgcaaaagatGCAGTGTCTGTTGTTAGTAATGTAGcaatgtatgaagcacagctcacaaagaagtcactttcaaaccaagccaCTTTCGGTTGGTCAACACGGCGAGTTCACGTGACCAACTTGAACTCATTGCGAAATTCCCAAACGAGTGGATTGCTcttgaaatgactggatttcgaCCATGAAAATTCACTGAACAATGGTAAATATCTATGAGACTTGTGAAAGGTTTCTGAGATGCCCACCTCCTCCACAGGCCTGGATGAAGAACAGCTTGGGCTTGCCCTGCAGAGAAGGACAGTTCTGGCCATTGAGGTAGTTTGTGATTAACTGAACTGGGACAGCTGGTCCATCAACACCATGAACTGCTCCAGGGAAACGATTGTGGTTTGCCTAAACATAGAAATGATGAGCACCAGAGTAGAATGATAATCTTTTTGTAATGGAATAGCATGATGGTGTTCTACAAAAATGAGGAAGAAAATAAAATTGCTAATGCAAACAAAGTGAggttgttctttttttttgagcagCTAATAGTCTTCATAAGTGTAAAAGCAAATATAGCATatatcctcttttttttttttttttttttttttttaaagtctataTATGCAACTTGTTTTACCTCAGTACCATGTGAAAGGATGATCACCACACAGCAGTCATACGCAGAATGATCCCTCTTTGCTAAAGATGACATCTCGTGTCTTATATGCTACAGAGGGGAGCAAAAatgtttgtgaaatatattaagGACAGTTGGCCATTTGTCTTACAGCTGTCTTTACAGTGAGAAGAAGAGGAAATACTTTGCTTACTTTGTATTTCAAGTTCCTTTTCACAATAACCTCAAAGTTGAGAGCTTTAAATCTATTCTCCATCTTGTCACAGTCAATGTTGGATCCCTTTCGATCTTTTAGATCAGAGGCTGGTTCAAAATCGACGTTGTTTATAATCAGACAGATCCCACACGGACTGGCATCCATCTTGTAGCACTGTACAAAAAATAAAGAGTGGGTGTTTGTGTGCAATAAAGAAATTTGTGCAAACACTTCAGTCTCAACTCAAGAACTTGATTCAGCTTGTGAACAAAAACTATTTCCGTGTTATTCCGCAAAGATGTTCCCAGACAAATTCTATGATTGAAGTTTTCACACAAAACTGAAAACACTAAAAACTTGTGGTAACACAGATATGCAGATACTATGATTCATCaataattttgcatttcattacTTTAAATTTAAGATGAACATTTAAAGCCAATTCAAATGCATGATTATTAGTAACATtaattaaaggtacactatgtaaaaATTTTGGCTgttagaggtcgctagaggcctattctaAACAAaagcgtagcttgatgacgccatgttttagagcggaatcttgggacatgtggtctccatctcaacggacggtgcaaaagaatagggattggaatCGGGAAGAAACCAttttcatggatgcgattattaacgttactgtagtatgaagcagagcaggaccgagtgttgcgggagctgaacgagcagtgaaacttttattatgccacagtcgctggCGCCGCTTCTGCTAttccagtcatgagtatgaggtaacacagcactgtttatcatattagatacatttgagtgtgctgaaaatattataatgttactctgtgcgtttgctcggcggctgctgtgagacacttgttgcacactgcagtaataTAGATCGaatttagaatatcatattaaatattggatggcttgtgttgataaatggcatgcaattaattttaaaacgtattatatgatggagaaaattatgtatttctgttactaaaaatattaatacaaatctgattatgctatgttatgAGCTAcgtcacaaaatagtgtttttctctgaggcatggtaaagcatggtactcgcaaaaaaatcaagaaaattcatttaaacaaagactaaatgtgttgagctatataacaataattcgttttctgtctataaatatatcaaaacagttgttcccttgtctattaaaacgtgtagtatattaaagcatctttggtgtttccacggtttctacaaaataaaaccggaaaccgagggtaacgcgggtttGACGCAATTGACatgcgactcctcacacgtcccggagccttggttaaaattgcaattttctcacgatttacaaatagtaggaaacatttgggatattgtaagtactcaagtgaacaaaatatataacactggcctagtggtttttagatattttactgcaaaaatcttacatattgtacctttaagttttACTTATTTCAGAGtaacaaaaatatacattatagCTCGATCCTGAAAAGGGTTTTGCATAAAAATGGTTCATGTGTCAAAGGCTAATATAAAAAATTTTATTATACACTAtcggtcaaaagtttggggtcgataagtttttttatgtttttaaaagaagcctcttatgctcaccgaggctgcaattatttgataaaaatacagtaaaaagagaaatattacattaaaaaatttatattttaatacatttctaactgtatttaaatcctgtgatggcaaagctgaattttcagcagccattactccaaaCTTACTGACctaaaacatttgaacagtagtgtatattgtagtaaaatattaaaatgtatgtctattaaaaaaaaaatatatatatatatatatatatatatattattattataatgtataaacaatataattattaataaaaatatttttgtggaaaccatgacacACTTCTTTGAGAACCTTTTCTATACACAAAAGTAAGGACACTTGTACTCAATAATTAATAAGCAGTGCCAATGAGTGAACAGGATTACCTGTATACTGTCACGTCTCTGCCTGTTTGGTCTCACCCTTTCTGGTTCGGAAGCTGTGGACATGCATAAATCCAAAGTTAAAATctgcatgaaatggaagttacAATAGTGAAACAGCTTCCATCGGGAATTGATTGGGTCGTTGGATCATTGAGTTCAACAGTGTCCGCCCACATTTTCAGTGGCTTTTCATAAGTAGTTTATCCATTCATTTCTCCCCTAGGGAttttaaaaagtctttgttGAAGCATTATAAGCCATAAACCAAGACAACCAGCTACAAGGGGAATtgcaacattacaaactttgaagcaaaaagtatttgaaaattggacaaaaatacaaaaggtAAAAGTAAAATAGAAAAAGTACAAGACTGTGTACTTAACAGctttagtgagggaaagaactacaatcccatgaagcattgcgatgtgtgtgtgtgtgtgtgtgtgtgtgtgtg encodes the following:
- the casp9 gene encoding caspase-9 translates to MDPKHRRILQRHRRDLVTSLNPADICDGLLSKGVFTQDMIDEIKSKAIRRDQARQLVTDLETRGSQAFPAFLECLRETGHHDLAELLQSGDSAHRPPPIPAQPSLIPLPVQNPIKTEKPDRPDLTPPVAVEPLRPVSLPVAKPPSPPSEPERVRPNRQRRDSIQCYKMDASPCGICLIINNVDFEPASDLKDRKGSNIDCDKMENRFKALNFEVIVKRNLKYKHIRHEMSSLAKRDHSAYDCCVVIILSHGTEANHNRFPGAVHGVDGPAVPVQLITNYLNGQNCPSLQGKPKLFFIQACGGGEKDTGFEVSPDEVEPSLGGIDDQMDAIPMSSSSDSLSTSDELDARATLPTPSDILVSYSTFPGYVSWRDTQAGSWYVENLDHVLEENVATDDLVTMLMMVNDAVSQISAKGLYKQMPGSFNFLRKLLYFQSSQS